The Nitrospirota bacterium genome has a segment encoding these proteins:
- a CDS encoding GDP-mannose 4,6-dehydratase has product MNWQGKKVLVTGAAGFIGSHLTERLVQFGANVTAFIRYNSRGSRGSLEMLPKELQSEIKIVMGDLKDPYAVKNAVKGQEIIFHLAALIGIPYSYVHPINYVQTNVLGTSYLLSACLDENIEKFINTSTSEVYGTAKYVPIDEGHPLQGQSPYSASKIAADKMAESFFCAFKLPVAIIRPFNTYGPRQPSRAVIPTIISQAMKNNKIKLGSLTPTRDLNYVGDTVSGFIRVAEVPESAGEVINIGSSKEISVGDLAKKIFMLLGKSPEIITEERRLRPEKSEVERLLANTDKAKKILNWSPEITLDEGLKRTIAWTVQNPDFHKVDAYHI; this is encoded by the coding sequence ATGAACTGGCAGGGTAAAAAAGTTCTGGTTACAGGCGCCGCTGGATTTATAGGCAGCCATCTCACAGAGAGGCTCGTCCAGTTTGGCGCAAATGTGACTGCATTCATACGATACAATTCAAGAGGCTCCCGCGGCTCGCTTGAGATGCTCCCAAAAGAGCTTCAATCTGAGATAAAGATAGTGATGGGCGACCTCAAAGACCCTTATGCTGTAAAAAACGCTGTGAAGGGACAGGAGATAATTTTTCATCTTGCCGCGCTTATCGGAATCCCTTACAGCTATGTGCATCCAATAAATTATGTTCAGACCAATGTCCTTGGCACTTCTTACCTGCTTAGCGCATGCCTTGACGAAAACATAGAAAAATTCATCAACACTTCCACAAGCGAGGTTTATGGGACGGCAAAGTATGTCCCCATTGATGAAGGACATCCGCTTCAGGGACAATCACCCTATTCTGCAAGCAAGATAGCAGCTGATAAAATGGCTGAGAGTTTTTTCTGCGCCTTTAAACTGCCTGTCGCCATAATCCGCCCATTCAACACCTACGGGCCCAGACAGCCTTCAAGGGCCGTAATCCCTACAATTATTTCACAGGCCATGAAAAATAATAAAATTAAACTTGGTTCACTTACGCCTACAAGAGACTTGAATTATGTAGGAGATACAGTCAGCGGATTTATCAGGGTTGCTGAAGTGCCTGAGTCCGCCGGAGAGGTAATAAACATCGGCTCCTCAAAAGAGATATCGGTCGGAGACCTTGCAAAAAAAATATTTATGCTCCTTGGAAAATCTCCGGAGATTATTACTGAAGAGAGGCGTCTGAGGCCTGAAAAAAGCGAAGTTGAAAGACTTCTTGCAAATACTGATAAGGCAAAAAAAATATTGAATTGGTCCCCTGAGATAACGCTGGATGAAGGGTTAAAAAGGACTATTGCATGGACAGTGCAGAACCCGGACTTTCATAAGGTTGATGCATACCATATTTAA
- a CDS encoding GDP-mannose 4,6-dehydratase, translating to MKAKAYERTTLLPVNLLKSLIIGITGCLGSHLAEHLLEKGCAVSGTKKTGEPVDNIKHLISKVKVLDIDLNDNESILRIVKETGPDQIYFLASAGRFDDYGNIYKTNVEGTINFFESLTAFSCRARIVLTSSSAVYGIHIGTNALKETDALLPSNHYGLGKVFQEKIAKYYFNNHNLDVIIARPFNFTGPRENPFLVCTDFARQIVEFEKGKKEPIISVGNLDAERDLTDVRDTAAGLALLAEMGGKGEIYNLCSGRAYKIQAILDKLLSMSRVKIEVKVETGRLRTGETTIHYGDNSKLFSLTGWKPQIPLDKTLEDVLNYNRK from the coding sequence CATCGGGATAACAGGATGTTTGGGCAGTCATCTGGCAGAACACTTGCTGGAAAAAGGCTGTGCCGTTTCAGGGACTAAGAAAACCGGAGAGCCGGTTGACAATATTAAGCATCTCATCAGTAAAGTCAAAGTTCTTGATATTGATTTAAATGATAACGAGTCAATCCTGAGAATTGTTAAAGAGACTGGCCCTGACCAAATCTACTTCCTTGCATCAGCAGGCAGGTTTGATGATTACGGAAATATTTATAAGACAAATGTTGAAGGGACAATAAATTTTTTTGAATCCCTGACCGCCTTCTCCTGCAGGGCTCGTATTGTCCTGACAAGCTCAAGCGCTGTTTACGGCATCCACATAGGTACTAATGCTTTAAAGGAAACTGATGCGCTCTTGCCGTCAAATCATTATGGGTTAGGCAAGGTCTTTCAGGAAAAAATAGCGAAATATTATTTCAATAATCATAATCTTGATGTTATTATAGCAAGACCTTTTAATTTCACCGGACCGAGAGAAAACCCTTTTTTAGTCTGCACAGATTTCGCACGGCAGATTGTGGAATTTGAAAAGGGCAAAAAAGAGCCGATTATAAGTGTTGGTAATCTGGATGCTGAAAGAGACCTTACAGACGTAAGAGATACGGCAGCCGGACTTGCTCTTTTAGCAGAAATGGGGGGGAAAGGAGAAATTTACAATTTATGCTCGGGCAGGGCGTATAAGATACAGGCAATACTTGATAAATTATTGTCAATGAGCAGGGTGAAGATTGAAGTTAAGGTTGAAACCGGCAGGCTTAGAACAGGCGAGACAACGATACATTATGGAGATAATTCAAAATTATTCTCATTGACAGGCTGGAAGCCTCAAATTCCCTTGGATAAGACATTGGAAGACGTTTTAAATTATAATAGAAAATGA